GACGGGCGGCGCCATCTGCTCCTGGGCGCCGCCCGGGACTACAAGCGCCTGGGCGAGGGCGACCGCGGCCCCAACACGGGCGGCATGGGCGCCGTCTGCCCCGTCCCGCGGGTGGACCACGCCCTCCTGGAGCGCGTCGAACGGGAGATCGTGCGCCCCGCCCTGGAGGGGCTGGCGGAGGAGGGGGCGCCCTTCCGCGGCTTCCTCTACGCCGGCCTGATGCTCACGCCGCGGGGGCCTCGCGTGCTGGAGTTCAACGCGCGCCTGGGCGACCCGGAGAGCCAGGCGCTCCTGCCGCTCCTCGCCGCGGAGGGCGCGGCCGGCCTCCTGCCGGCCGGCTTCGCCGGCTGGGGCCCTCTCCTCCTGGCGGCGGCGCGGGGCGAGCTGCCCCCGGGCCCCGCCGTCGCGGTACCGGCCTCCGGCCGCTGGGCGGTGGCCACCGTCCTGGCCGCCCCCGGCTATCCGGAGGCGCCCCGCCTCGACCTGCCGGTACGGGGCCTGGAGCGGATCCCTCCCGCCGGCTCCGGCGGAGACCGCGAGCCGCCGCCCGCCTCCCTCCTCTTCCACGCGGCCACCCGGCGCGGCGAGGACGGGCTCTGGCGCACGGCCGGCGGGCGGCTCCTGACCGCCGTCGGAGTCGGCCCCACGCTCGCCTCGGCCCGCGAGCGCTCGCAGGCGCTCCTGGCCGGCCTGGATCTGGAGGGCGGCCTCTGGCGGCGCGACGTCGGCCTCCTGCCGGCCCCGGGCCGGCCGGACGCCGGCTAGGCTCCGGCCTCCGGCGGGCGGCTCCGCCCGGCGGCCAGGACG
This portion of the Bacillota bacterium genome encodes:
- the purD gene encoding phosphoribosylamine--glycine ligase; its protein translation is MGGGGRERLRILVLGSGAREHAIAWWLLGEAAVAEVAVLPGNDGLRAAGLTTLPGPAEEPARVVAAARDWGAQLVVVGPEAPLAAGVADALVAEGIPCLGPGRAAARIESSKVWARLFMARHGIPSPAFATAESPEEVERWTASHRPPYVIKADGLAAGKGVLLAATPAEALDQARRLLAGALGAAGRRLVLEEYLEGEELSVFALADGRRHLLLGAARDYKRLGEGDRGPNTGGMGAVCPVPRVDHALLERVEREIVRPALEGLAEEGAPFRGFLYAGLMLTPRGPRVLEFNARLGDPESQALLPLLAAEGAAGLLPAGFAGWGPLLLAAARGELPPGPAVAVPASGRWAVATVLAAPGYPEAPRLDLPVRGLERIPPAGSGGDREPPPASLLFHAATRRGEDGLWRTAGGRLLTAVGVGPTLASARERSQALLAGLDLEGGLWRRDVGLLPAPGRPDAG